In one window of Pseudodesulfovibrio sediminis DNA:
- the thiF gene encoding sulfur carrier protein ThiS adenylyltransferase ThiF yields the protein MNRTEQGIAVYLGEDCLEYLQGITVGIAGAGGLGSNCAMHLVRSGFRRFVLVDFDRVELSNLNRQAFTLEQVGQRKVEALAANMMAVNPDCECDVHDVEVTADNISSLFDHCSVVVEAFDAPEAKKALVEKLVPTGKLVVAASGMGGVGEADALVTRKVRDTFYLVGDGKTACAGDTPPMSPKVGIAAAKQADVVLGYFLQLFDKEGGR from the coding sequence ATGAACCGGACCGAACAGGGCATAGCCGTCTACTTGGGCGAAGACTGTCTGGAATACCTGCAGGGAATCACTGTTGGGATTGCCGGTGCAGGAGGACTTGGTTCCAATTGTGCCATGCATCTGGTCCGGTCGGGGTTCAGGCGGTTTGTCCTGGTCGATTTCGACCGGGTTGAGTTGTCCAATCTCAATCGGCAGGCATTCACCCTCGAACAGGTCGGACAGCGCAAAGTGGAGGCACTGGCAGCGAATATGATGGCCGTGAATCCGGATTGCGAGTGCGACGTGCATGATGTGGAAGTCACTGCCGACAATATCTCGTCATTGTTTGATCACTGTTCCGTGGTGGTGGAGGCGTTTGATGCTCCAGAGGCCAAGAAGGCGCTGGTTGAGAAACTGGTACCCACGGGCAAGCTCGTGGTGGCTGCTTCCGGCATGGGCGGCGTGGGTGAAGCCGACGCTCTTGTTACACGGAAGGTGCGGGATACGTTTTATCTCGTCGGTGACGGAAAAACAGCATGTGCGGGCGATACACCACCCATGTCGCCGAAGGTAGGCATTGCCGCTGCCAAGCAGGCAGATGTGGTGCTCGGATATTTTCTTCAATTGTTTGACAAGGAAGGAGGGCGTTGA
- the thiH gene encoding 2-iminoacetate synthase ThiH — protein MSFYPLVKKYMDAALDEQFSAVSEDDVRRALAKTSLDANDYMALISPTAVPFLEEMAQKASRLTAQNFGHTIHLFTPLYLSSFCSNHCVYCGFNAKNKIPRSRLTMEELEVEAKAISATGLKHLLILTGEAPAKAGVDYLVECMTVLQKHFPSVSIEVFAMDEDEYARLVDVGVDGLTLFQETYDETLYAKLHPKGPKKDFRYRIDAPERGCKAGMRVVNIGALLGLGDWRKDALLTGLHLKYLTDLYPEVDIAVSLPRMRPHAGEFQPSTIVEDRDMVQIMLAQRLFLPRLGITVSTRESAEFRENILPLGVTKMSAGVTTAVGGHTQHNDQVGQFEICDDRSVEEMSTALRKCGYQPVFKDWEPIFDMETTGV, from the coding sequence GTGAGTTTCTATCCTTTAGTCAAAAAGTATATGGACGCAGCACTGGATGAACAATTCAGTGCCGTCTCCGAGGACGACGTTCGTCGGGCCTTGGCCAAAACTTCGCTTGATGCGAATGACTATATGGCGCTCATAAGCCCTACAGCCGTTCCGTTTCTGGAAGAAATGGCCCAGAAGGCAAGTCGACTTACGGCCCAGAATTTCGGGCACACCATTCACCTTTTTACTCCGTTGTACCTGTCCAGCTTTTGCTCCAACCACTGTGTGTATTGCGGCTTCAATGCAAAGAACAAGATTCCGCGCAGCCGTTTGACCATGGAGGAACTGGAGGTCGAGGCCAAAGCCATCAGTGCGACCGGACTCAAGCATCTGCTGATTCTCACGGGTGAAGCTCCGGCCAAGGCCGGGGTTGATTATCTTGTCGAATGCATGACCGTGTTGCAAAAGCACTTTCCCTCTGTCTCCATCGAAGTCTTTGCCATGGATGAGGATGAGTATGCCCGGTTGGTCGATGTCGGTGTGGATGGCCTGACGCTTTTTCAGGAAACCTATGACGAGACGTTGTACGCCAAGCTCCATCCCAAAGGCCCGAAGAAAGACTTCCGCTATCGTATTGATGCCCCGGAACGGGGCTGCAAAGCCGGTATGCGTGTCGTCAACATCGGCGCTCTGCTTGGACTGGGAGACTGGCGCAAGGATGCGCTGCTGACAGGTCTTCATTTGAAATACCTTACGGACTTGTATCCTGAAGTGGATATCGCGGTTTCATTGCCGCGTATGCGCCCGCATGCCGGAGAGTTTCAGCCTTCCACCATTGTGGAGGATCGGGACATGGTTCAGATCATGCTTGCGCAACGGCTCTTCCTGCCTCGTTTGGGTATTACCGTCTCTACCCGTGAATCTGCTGAGTTCCGCGAGAACATCCTGCCCCTTGGCGTGACCAAGATGTCTGCCGGGGTGACGACTGCCGTTGGCGGTCATACGCAGCACAATGATCAGGTGGGGCAGTTCGAAATCTGTGATGATCGCAGTGTGGAAGAAATGAGCACGGCCCTGCGCAAATGTGGCTACCAGCCTGTTTTCAAGGATTGGGAACCCATCTTTGACATGGAAACGACGGGCGTATGA
- a CDS encoding thiazole synthase, whose protein sequence is MNEDLFEIGGLKLTSRLFTGTGKYGCDSVIPDVCEASGSEVITVALRRVDLQSDTGNVMDFIPKNMQLLPNTSGARTADEAVRIAHLARAMGCGDWIKIEVISDNKYLLPDGYETAKATEILAKEGFVVLPYINADLYVAKDLVNAGAAAVMPLGAPIGTNRGLKTREMVRILIEEIELPIIVDAGIGRPSEACEAMEMGADACLVNTAIATASDPTMMARAFGRAVKAGREAYLSGPGATKKHADASSPLTGFLGGV, encoded by the coding sequence ATGAACGAAGATCTGTTTGAAATCGGTGGCTTGAAGCTGACCAGTCGGTTGTTTACCGGTACAGGTAAATACGGCTGCGACTCTGTTATTCCTGACGTATGCGAGGCGTCCGGTTCTGAGGTTATTACCGTGGCTCTGCGTCGCGTTGACCTGCAGTCCGACACCGGAAACGTCATGGATTTCATCCCCAAGAACATGCAGCTCCTTCCCAACACCTCTGGCGCGCGTACGGCTGATGAAGCCGTCCGTATCGCCCACCTGGCGCGAGCCATGGGGTGTGGTGACTGGATCAAGATCGAAGTGATTTCCGACAACAAGTATCTTCTGCCTGACGGATATGAAACCGCCAAGGCAACGGAGATTCTTGCCAAGGAAGGGTTCGTTGTCCTGCCATACATCAATGCCGACCTCTACGTTGCCAAGGATCTGGTCAACGCCGGAGCCGCTGCCGTGATGCCTCTGGGCGCACCTATCGGTACCAATCGTGGTCTCAAAACCCGTGAAATGGTCCGTATTCTCATTGAAGAGATTGAGCTGCCCATTATTGTTGACGCTGGTATAGGGCGGCCTTCCGAGGCGTGTGAAGCCATGGAAATGGGCGCGGATGCCTGTCTGGTCAATACGGCAATTGCCACGGCCAGTGATCCCACGATGATGGCCAGGGCTTTTGGACGCGCGGTGAAAGCCGGGCGCGAAGCCTATCTTTCCGGCCCTGGTGCCACCAAAAAACACGCGGACGCCTCGTCTCCCCTGACCGGCTTCCTCGGTGGAGTGTAG
- the thiS gene encoding sulfur carrier protein ThiS, with amino-acid sequence MNIVVNGSEMELDEGATILDLLESKEISPSTVVVERNGEIVPGDMFGAMQLERGDHLEVLRFVGGG; translated from the coding sequence ATGAATATCGTGGTCAATGGAAGTGAAATGGAGCTGGACGAGGGTGCGACCATTCTCGATCTGCTCGAGAGCAAGGAGATCTCCCCGAGCACCGTGGTGGTGGAACGAAACGGGGAAATCGTACCGGGCGACATGTTCGGAGCAATGCAGCTCGAAAGGGGAGACCATCTGGAGGTCCTCCGTTTCGTGGGCGGTGGATAA
- a CDS encoding SH3 domain-containing protein has product MRKIQICSVVVLTLLVFASTAYAFGEIRYADRPLNLRSARSAKARWVGSLYPGQKVRIAYLKEGWVAVFEPNETRNTQAAAVGYSNVKYLKKKRTRHEPKEWGEVVYANRAVNIRTKPNRRGKKVGQLKTMMHVKADFPDGDWTRVFPMDATIRSEMGGMGYCSAKYLDPATEASLAKAGLGKAPAPEEQEVAAQPEKPAPPTFQLVELTSTINVRMSRTSSSPLVTTLREGDRVKVGLLRSGWYAVFKENSTVLVESGSMGYSLQSIIDTGSKAVVEATAPVKSEVRQAVVPVESSVVVSKTVTPPPTPEPKAVAPVVPKPAPVKQEPVREPVAPKPAPQAVAQAPAKQQTIVIDRKAFTGAKRPDPTPNKTAHGYQYRIVEKSETRQLGEPWIVLKVFLSTTKLPNEKALKDFASTLWKENRRVAKNVAVLVYLPGMDMEDLSYGVVKFDYDNFLEIWVRKATLFGTDFM; this is encoded by the coding sequence ATGCGAAAGATTCAGATATGCAGCGTCGTTGTCCTCACCCTGCTGGTGTTTGCCTCCACGGCATACGCCTTTGGTGAAATTCGGTATGCGGATAGGCCTCTCAATCTGCGGAGCGCTCGCTCCGCCAAGGCTCGCTGGGTAGGAAGCCTGTATCCGGGACAGAAGGTACGCATCGCCTACCTCAAGGAAGGCTGGGTTGCGGTCTTCGAACCGAATGAGACCCGGAATACGCAGGCTGCAGCTGTGGGATATTCCAATGTCAAATACCTCAAGAAGAAGCGTACACGGCATGAACCCAAAGAGTGGGGAGAAGTGGTGTACGCCAATCGGGCTGTCAATATCAGGACTAAACCAAACCGGAGAGGGAAGAAGGTAGGGCAGCTCAAAACCATGATGCATGTCAAAGCGGATTTCCCCGATGGAGACTGGACGCGGGTCTTTCCGATGGATGCTACCATCCGATCTGAGATGGGCGGTATGGGGTATTGCAGCGCAAAGTATCTGGATCCTGCTACTGAAGCCTCGCTTGCCAAGGCCGGACTGGGCAAGGCCCCAGCCCCTGAAGAGCAGGAAGTGGCCGCACAACCGGAAAAACCGGCTCCGCCGACTTTTCAATTGGTTGAACTGACATCAACCATTAATGTGCGCATGAGCCGCACCTCAAGCTCGCCGCTGGTTACGACGCTGCGAGAGGGGGATCGGGTCAAGGTCGGTTTGCTGCGAAGCGGTTGGTATGCCGTTTTCAAGGAGAACTCCACCGTTCTCGTCGAGAGCGGTTCCATGGGGTACTCTCTGCAAAGTATTATCGATACGGGGAGTAAGGCTGTTGTTGAAGCGACCGCTCCGGTCAAATCGGAGGTCCGGCAGGCTGTGGTTCCGGTAGAATCGTCCGTAGTCGTATCAAAAACCGTGACTCCGCCACCAACTCCGGAGCCAAAGGCCGTAGCTCCGGTTGTTCCCAAACCGGCCCCGGTGAAACAGGAGCCTGTAAGAGAGCCTGTCGCGCCAAAACCGGCACCACAAGCAGTGGCACAAGCTCCGGCCAAGCAGCAAACCATTGTGATTGATCGGAAGGCCTTTACCGGTGCGAAACGGCCTGATCCCACACCAAACAAGACTGCTCATGGATATCAGTATAGAATTGTAGAGAAATCCGAGACACGGCAACTGGGAGAACCCTGGATTGTCCTCAAGGTGTTCTTGTCCACGACCAAACTGCCAAATGAAAAGGCACTCAAAGACTTTGCGTCTACATTGTGGAAAGAGAACCGGAGAGTCGCAAAGAATGTCGCCGTGTTGGTGTATCTCCCCGGCATGGACATGGAGGATCTTTCCTACGGTGTGGTCAAATTTGACTATGATAACTTTCTGGAAATCTGGGTGCGAAAGGCAACATTGTTCGGAACGGATTTCATGTAA
- a CDS encoding OmpH family outer membrane protein, with the protein MKILKVFLFLSCTLLLVSVSAFAQQSKVGFVNPQRIINESKLGRVAQEDLARLGKEKDRRVQAALAEVEALQEQVKDERLSLAEQEVKEQALHFAVQNYEKLVKSSNVIIQAEERRLIKFVMRRADSILKSIARQMGFTMILTDPEIIGYVDGSMDITDQVISQLNAMI; encoded by the coding sequence ATGAAAATATTGAAAGTTTTTCTTTTTCTTTCCTGCACTCTCCTGTTGGTGTCGGTGTCGGCATTTGCCCAGCAGTCCAAGGTCGGGTTTGTCAATCCTCAACGGATTATCAATGAATCCAAGCTGGGCCGCGTGGCTCAGGAGGATCTGGCGAGGCTGGGCAAGGAAAAGGACCGTCGCGTTCAGGCGGCATTGGCGGAAGTGGAAGCGTTGCAGGAGCAGGTGAAGGATGAGCGGCTCTCTCTGGCGGAGCAGGAAGTCAAGGAGCAGGCATTGCACTTTGCCGTACAGAATTACGAGAAACTGGTGAAATCCAGTAATGTCATAATCCAGGCCGAGGAACGACGACTCATCAAGTTCGTCATGCGCCGGGCGGATTCCATTTTAAAGAGTATTGCCAGGCAGATGGGGTTCACCATGATTCTCACCGACCCCGAGATTATCGGGTATGTGGATGGTTCCATGGACATTACCGATCAGGTTATCAGTCAACTTAATGCAATGATATAG
- the priA gene encoding replication restart helicase PriA, which produces MADLWQVTLVSPPYQAWTYERPSYFPDLSPGQRVIIPFGKSHRAGVVIGPAEAAPEGVEIKSMIWPLERSVILSEDYVDMAVNLASRQMVNVGRILEIALPRGLRTAAVTFRVDKHMSARKLPASVRPSALVKYDDEDKAALMELWLAGRMRVRVNAKKEAEERFVSLESDPPWAVRPNAKRQLRLLNHLLENGPQSLYGLKYALGDWVSDTAAKLEEAGIVRIGELTADSMAGVDEGKSVCVESEQCAFALTDEQQVALDEMTTAMQNGGGAHLVHGVTGSGKTVLYLEMAQRYLEVGKSVMLLAPEVALACQLYRNVAARFPGVQTYFYHGYQSPKKRQATFQALARGTEPALVVGTRSSLFLPVHDLGMIVLDEEHDESYKQEERLAYHAKEVAWFRTARSHALLLLGSATPDVKTFNAASQGLITVSTIKERVGDTVLPEVELVDISSLKDPDKPLAGSTVEAITAAVEAGEQVIVMLNRRGYAPIMYCLDCTETVRCPDCEVGMTYHKGRERLVCHYCGLSYSYPLTCKKCGGANFLPMGGGTERLEEVVQKILPEGTTVLRLDRDATRRQERLEEILGAFGRGEAQVLVGTQMISKGHHFPGVTLVVVADGDLGLNLPDYRSTERTFQLLVQVAGRAGRGENPGRVLIQTRNPSHPIWSEILTADYSGFQKREIGRRQMFNYPPFSKMALVRLSYPVKYDEGKDAVGLIGQILRDEGKKMGMSVLGPAPAPLSVLRARKRFNCLIKADDWAKVRTVFSQAVRANPNPNMVRLVLDLDPLSTL; this is translated from the coding sequence ATGGCCGATCTCTGGCAGGTAACGCTAGTCAGTCCTCCGTATCAGGCGTGGACATATGAGCGTCCTTCGTATTTTCCCGACCTCTCTCCGGGGCAGCGGGTCATCATTCCCTTTGGCAAATCCCATAGGGCGGGCGTGGTTATCGGGCCTGCCGAGGCAGCGCCGGAGGGAGTGGAAATCAAATCCATGATCTGGCCGTTGGAGCGGTCTGTCATTTTGTCTGAAGACTATGTGGACATGGCCGTGAATCTGGCTTCGCGTCAGATGGTCAATGTGGGGCGTATTCTTGAAATAGCTCTGCCTCGCGGTTTGCGGACCGCGGCAGTGACGTTTCGAGTGGACAAGCATATGTCAGCACGGAAGCTCCCGGCGTCCGTTCGTCCGTCAGCTCTTGTCAAATATGATGACGAGGACAAGGCAGCGCTCATGGAGCTGTGGCTGGCCGGACGCATGCGCGTACGCGTCAATGCGAAGAAAGAGGCGGAGGAGCGGTTTGTTTCGCTTGAATCTGATCCGCCGTGGGCCGTGCGCCCCAATGCCAAGCGACAGCTCCGTTTGCTTAATCATCTGCTCGAAAACGGTCCGCAGAGTCTGTATGGCCTGAAATACGCCTTGGGTGATTGGGTGTCCGATACGGCTGCCAAGCTCGAAGAAGCGGGCATAGTCCGTATTGGCGAGCTGACCGCCGACAGCATGGCCGGTGTGGATGAAGGCAAAAGCGTGTGCGTCGAGTCCGAGCAGTGTGCCTTCGCGTTGACGGACGAACAGCAGGTCGCTCTTGATGAAATGACCACGGCCATGCAGAACGGCGGTGGGGCGCACCTTGTGCATGGAGTGACCGGCAGCGGCAAGACCGTGCTCTATCTGGAGATGGCGCAGCGGTATCTGGAAGTGGGCAAGTCCGTTATGCTCCTTGCGCCGGAGGTGGCTCTGGCCTGCCAGTTGTATCGGAATGTGGCCGCGCGTTTTCCGGGCGTACAAACATATTTTTATCATGGATATCAGAGTCCGAAGAAGCGGCAGGCCACGTTCCAGGCTCTGGCCAGGGGGACAGAACCGGCGTTGGTTGTCGGTACCCGTTCTTCGTTGTTTTTGCCCGTGCATGACCTGGGCATGATCGTCCTCGACGAAGAACATGATGAATCCTACAAGCAGGAAGAGCGGCTGGCCTATCATGCCAAGGAAGTGGCCTGGTTCCGAACGGCCCGGAGCCATGCGTTGCTGCTGCTCGGTTCGGCCACGCCGGATGTGAAGACGTTCAATGCGGCCAGCCAGGGACTCATCACTGTGTCCACCATCAAGGAACGGGTGGGAGACACTGTTTTGCCTGAAGTTGAGCTGGTGGATATTTCCAGCCTCAAGGATCCGGACAAGCCCCTGGCAGGGTCAACGGTAGAGGCGATTACCGCGGCGGTGGAAGCCGGAGAGCAGGTCATCGTCATGCTGAACCGGCGTGGGTATGCGCCAATCATGTATTGTCTGGATTGCACGGAAACCGTGCGCTGTCCGGATTGTGAAGTGGGAATGACCTACCACAAGGGGCGTGAACGGCTGGTCTGTCATTATTGCGGTCTCTCCTATTCCTACCCCCTGACGTGCAAGAAATGCGGGGGAGCAAATTTCCTGCCCATGGGCGGCGGCACTGAAAGACTGGAAGAAGTCGTGCAGAAAATCCTTCCTGAAGGGACGACTGTTCTGCGTCTGGATCGGGATGCCACCAGGCGGCAGGAGCGGCTGGAGGAAATCCTTGGCGCGTTTGGTCGGGGCGAGGCGCAGGTGTTGGTCGGCACGCAGATGATTTCCAAGGGACACCATTTTCCCGGTGTGACATTGGTCGTGGTGGCCGACGGCGATCTGGGATTGAACCTGCCTGATTACCGTTCAACGGAGCGGACATTTCAGTTGTTGGTACAGGTGGCGGGGCGTGCCGGGCGCGGTGAGAACCCTGGCAGGGTGCTTATCCAGACGCGCAATCCTTCGCATCCCATATGGAGTGAAATCCTGACCGCAGACTACAGCGGGTTCCAGAAGCGGGAAATTGGCCGTCGTCAGATGTTCAATTATCCTCCTTTTTCAAAAATGGCGCTGGTACGCCTCAGTTATCCGGTCAAGTATGATGAAGGAAAGGATGCCGTCGGATTGATCGGTCAGATTTTACGCGATGAGGGTAAGAAGATGGGTATGAGCGTGCTTGGGCCGGCCCCTGCACCGCTTTCCGTGCTGCGGGCGCGCAAGCGGTTCAATTGTCTGATCAAGGCTGACGATTGGGCCAAAGTGCGCACGGTCTTCAGCCAGGCTGTTCGGGCCAATCCCAACCCCAACATGGTGCGTTTGGTGCTTGATCTGGACCCGTTGTCCACATTGTAA
- the galU gene encoding UTP--glucose-1-phosphate uridylyltransferase GalU encodes MDIKKVVIPVAGWGTRSLPATKNVPKEMLPIFRKPIVQYIVEEGIEAGLRDVVFITNQNKTIIEDHFDRNFLLEQLLDRAGKVEMLEEVRRVASLVNVIGVRQKEQLGLGHAVLSAAEICKSEPFAVMLGDDLMFGKDTGIGELIAAAKATGKAVVGVIEVPDDKVSKYGVIKGEKLDNDTYRVTNLVEKPAIEDAPSNLAIIGRYVLLPEIFDILEGQKAGVGGEIQLTDALQGLADQDKLIAVRLGGQRFDAGDWVEYLTANIYFALQDEELRDDLVLRLQELLSCSK; translated from the coding sequence ATGGATATCAAGAAAGTCGTCATTCCTGTAGCTGGTTGGGGCACACGTTCTTTGCCTGCCACCAAGAACGTCCCCAAAGAGATGTTGCCCATTTTTCGCAAGCCCATTGTGCAGTATATTGTTGAAGAAGGTATAGAAGCCGGACTTCGAGACGTGGTGTTCATCACCAACCAGAACAAGACCATTATCGAAGACCACTTTGACCGCAACTTTTTGCTTGAACAGCTGCTGGACCGCGCAGGCAAGGTTGAGATGCTTGAAGAAGTGCGCCGTGTGGCCTCGCTGGTCAATGTGATCGGCGTGCGTCAGAAAGAACAGCTTGGTCTGGGGCATGCCGTGTTGTCGGCTGCCGAGATCTGCAAGAGCGAACCTTTTGCCGTCATGCTTGGCGATGACCTGATGTTCGGCAAGGATACCGGTATCGGCGAACTTATTGCCGCGGCCAAAGCCACAGGCAAGGCTGTTGTCGGCGTAATCGAAGTGCCTGATGACAAGGTCAGCAAGTACGGTGTCATCAAGGGCGAAAAGCTGGATAACGACACCTATCGGGTAACAAACCTGGTTGAGAAACCGGCAATTGAAGACGCTCCCTCCAATCTGGCTATTATCGGTCGATATGTTCTTCTTCCTGAAATATTTGATATTCTTGAGGGTCAAAAGGCCGGCGTCGGCGGTGAAATTCAATTGACCGACGCGCTACAGGGCTTGGCTGACCAGGATAAACTCATTGCCGTACGACTCGGTGGTCAGCGTTTTGACGCTGGTGACTGGGTGGAATACCTGACGGCCAACATTTACTTTGCCTTGCAGGATGAAGAGCTCAGAGATGATCTTGTCTTGCGTTTGCAGGAATTGCTCTCCTGCTCGAAGTGA
- the glmM gene encoding phosphoglucosamine mutase, which translates to MNQRLFGTDGLRGQGNIFPMTPEIALRLGLAAGQYFRDGSRHRRVVIGKDTRLSGYMFETALTSGLCANGMDVFLVGPMPTPAISFLTRNMRADLGVVISASHNPFMDNGIKFFDRNGFKLPDEVEDEISQLVLDDTTQWDYPAAEDIGRTHRISDARGRYIVYLKNSFSQKLTLDGMKVVLDCAHGAAYGVAPDVLEELGAEVIKIGVKPNGLNINQQCGSLYPEVISQSVVENGADIGIALDGDADRLIVCDEKGRILDGDQIMALAALRLMETDKLPKNMLVATVMSNMALEIFMKEKGGTLLRTAVGDRYVMEAMRREGAMLGGEQSGHLIFMEHSTTGDGLLAALQLLRLMREKDRPLSSLAGLLEPFPQVLLNVHVKRKIPFEKAPEVQVAVRKVEEALKGKGRVLLRYSGTEAVCRVMVEGPDSDKVALYAGDIVEACEKFLK; encoded by the coding sequence ATGAATCAAAGGCTTTTTGGCACTGACGGCCTGCGCGGTCAGGGCAATATATTCCCCATGACGCCGGAGATAGCTCTTCGGCTTGGCTTGGCCGCTGGCCAGTATTTTCGTGATGGCAGTCGCCATCGTCGTGTTGTCATAGGCAAGGACACCCGTCTGTCGGGCTATATGTTTGAGACGGCGTTGACCTCCGGGTTGTGCGCCAACGGCATGGACGTTTTCCTGGTCGGTCCCATGCCCACTCCGGCCATTTCCTTTCTGACTCGCAACATGCGCGCCGATCTCGGCGTCGTCATCTCCGCTTCCCACAATCCGTTCATGGATAACGGCATCAAGTTCTTTGACCGTAACGGTTTCAAGTTGCCGGACGAGGTTGAGGACGAGATCAGTCAGTTGGTCCTGGACGATACTACCCAGTGGGACTACCCCGCAGCCGAGGACATCGGGCGGACCCACCGCATCTCCGATGCGCGGGGACGGTATATCGTGTACCTGAAAAACAGTTTTTCCCAGAAGCTCACTCTGGACGGCATGAAAGTCGTGCTGGATTGCGCGCACGGAGCTGCTTATGGCGTTGCCCCGGACGTGTTGGAGGAGTTGGGGGCCGAGGTCATCAAGATCGGCGTAAAACCCAATGGCCTGAATATCAATCAGCAGTGCGGCTCGCTGTATCCCGAAGTCATTTCGCAGTCGGTCGTCGAGAATGGTGCGGATATCGGTATTGCTCTGGACGGAGACGCCGACAGACTCATCGTGTGTGATGAAAAAGGTCGTATTCTGGATGGTGACCAGATCATGGCCCTTGCGGCGCTCAGGCTCATGGAGACCGACAAACTGCCCAAGAACATGCTGGTGGCGACGGTCATGTCCAACATGGCGTTGGAAATATTCATGAAGGAGAAGGGGGGAACCCTGCTGAGGACGGCTGTTGGCGACAGGTATGTCATGGAAGCCATGCGCAGGGAAGGAGCCATGCTTGGTGGTGAACAGTCGGGACATCTCATTTTCATGGAGCATTCCACGACCGGAGACGGACTGTTGGCTGCGCTCCAACTGCTGCGACTCATGCGAGAGAAGGATCGCCCTCTTTCTTCATTGGCTGGATTACTCGAACCCTTCCCGCAAGTACTGCTCAACGTGCATGTGAAGCGGAAGATTCCCTTTGAGAAGGCCCCTGAAGTTCAGGTCGCTGTTCGCAAGGTCGAGGAAGCTCTCAAGGGTAAGGGCCGCGTCCTGCTTCGTTACTCCGGTACCGAGGCGGTCTGTCGAGTCATGGTCGAAGGCCCGGACAGTGATAAGGTCGCACTCTATGCCGGTGACATCGTCGAGGCCTGTGAAAAGTTTTTGAAGTAA
- a CDS encoding CdaR family protein: MKKWQTIILSIALAVFTWFLVTGREVVETWVDMPVVMTNPPEGLIIGDGLVDKIQVRLRGPKGLVGNLSSQNLVYKLDVSHLKIGERIVEIDTSRIPLSSTYEIIEVKPNRLKLTVDRRISKKIAVEAVWSGDMNPDYELREIAAAPDLVVIRGPETLLRKITKTRVVMSEDFLEAVPASWAEDVGLELPEEIEASPGQVRVEAFFGPKLHQIWVKVPLEIHAPRGYKATVSQKYVRLLVEGPIFLFRDNEYRKEIAATLIFGSEMAAGEFNLDYDVTLPEGCRVEKKNPETVTTTLKKK; encoded by the coding sequence ATGAAAAAGTGGCAAACCATAATTCTGTCGATTGCGCTGGCTGTATTCACTTGGTTCCTCGTGACAGGGCGAGAAGTTGTGGAGACCTGGGTGGACATGCCGGTTGTCATGACCAATCCGCCTGAAGGACTGATTATCGGCGATGGGCTGGTGGACAAGATTCAGGTTCGCTTGCGCGGTCCCAAGGGGTTGGTTGGCAATCTTTCCTCGCAGAACCTGGTCTACAAATTGGATGTCAGTCATCTCAAGATAGGTGAGCGGATTGTGGAGATCGATACCTCCCGCATCCCGCTATCATCAACTTATGAAATCATCGAGGTTAAGCCCAATCGCCTGAAGTTGACGGTTGACCGGCGCATATCCAAGAAGATTGCGGTGGAAGCTGTCTGGTCAGGCGACATGAATCCGGATTATGAGCTGCGTGAAATCGCGGCGGCACCGGATTTGGTGGTTATTCGCGGGCCGGAGACTTTATTGCGCAAGATAACCAAAACCCGCGTGGTCATGTCGGAAGATTTTTTGGAAGCCGTTCCAGCTTCCTGGGCCGAAGATGTCGGTCTGGAACTGCCTGAGGAGATCGAAGCGTCCCCCGGCCAAGTGCGTGTGGAAGCTTTTTTTGGACCGAAACTGCATCAGATATGGGTCAAGGTCCCCCTGGAGATACATGCGCCGAGAGGATATAAGGCCACTGTGTCCCAGAAATATGTACGCTTGTTGGTGGAAGGTCCGATTTTCCTGTTCCGAGACAATGAGTATCGCAAGGAAATTGCCGCTACTCTGATTTTCGGTAGCGAAATGGCCGCAGGTGAATTCAATTTGGATTATGATGTTACCCTGCCTGAAGGCTGTCGCGTGGAAAAGAAGAATCCCGAAACCGTGACAACTACCCTGAAGAAAAAATAG